The DNA sequence GTTCGCGCGAATTGGAAAGTGTGATTCGCGTGCAAGATCGGCAATTATCGATGGCGACTTCCGGCAATTATCGTAATTTTCTTAATTACGAAGGCATGCAAGCGGTGCATACGATTAACCCTAAAACCGGCAAAGGCGCACAATCTTCGCTGCTTTCGGTAACCGTATTGCACGAAGACTGCATGAGCGCCGATGCTTATGCAACGGCGTTAATGGCATTAGGCGACAGACAGGCAGAAGATTTTGCCACTCGATACGATTTGGCGGTATTATTTATTTTTGCGGGCGAGCAGGCGGGCGAATTCACATTGCGCACGAGTCCGCGTTATGAATCTGTATTAAAAGGAGACAATCCATGATTGAGGCACTGCTTATTTTTATTGTATTTGCATTGGTAATGTTGGGCATGGCAGTAGGTGTGATGTGCGGACGCAAGCCGATTGCGGGCAGCTGCGGCGGTTTAGGCGCAGTCGGTGTGGAGCGCGCCTGCGGCTGTAAAGACGTATG is a window from the Suttonella indologenes genome containing:
- the nqrM gene encoding (Na+)-NQR maturation NqrM, which encodes MIEALLIFIVFALVMLGMAVGVMCGRKPIAGSCGGLGAVGVERACGCKDVCKNEEVTEQKSARQSSDTQIYRP